One genomic region from Bubalus bubalis isolate 160015118507 breed Murrah chromosome 12, NDDB_SH_1, whole genome shotgun sequence encodes:
- the SH3GLB2 gene encoding endophilin-B2 isoform X6: MDFNMKKLASDAGIFFTRAVQFTEEKFGQAEKTELDAHFESLLARADSTKNWTEKILRQTEVLLQPNPSARVEEFLYEKLDRKVPSRVTNGELLAQYMAEAASELGPTTPYGKTLIKVAEAEKRLGAAERDFIHTASINFLTPLRNFLEGDWKTISKERRLLQNRRLDLDASKARLKKAKAAEAKATCEGDTVPDFQETRPRNYILSASASAAEQELRVAQTEFDRQAEVTRLLLEGISSTHVNHLRCLHEFVESQTTYYAQCYRHMLDLQKQLGSSQGAIFPGTFVGTAEPASPPLSSTSPTTTAATMPMGPSVADLAPPGEAALRLEEVAPPASGTRKARVLYDYEAADSSELALLADELITVYSLPGMDPDWLIGERGNKKGKVPVTYLELLS; the protein is encoded by the exons ATGGACTTCAACATGAAGAAGCTGGCATCGGACGCCGGCATCTTCTTCACCCGGGCCGTGCAG TTCACAGAGGAGAAATTCGGCCAGGCCGAGAAGACCGAGCTCGACGCCCACTTTGAGAGCCTCCTGGCGCGGGCGGACAGCACCAAGAACTGGACCGAGAAGATCTTGAGGCAGACAGAGGTGTTGCTGCAGCCCAACCCCA GCGCCCGAGTGGAGGAGTTCCTGTACGAGAAGCTGGACAGGAAGGTGCCCTCGCGGGTCACCAACGGGGAGCTGCTGGCGCAGTACATGGCCGAGGCGGCCAGTGAGCTGGGGCCCACCACCCCCTACG GGAAGACGCTGATCAAGGTGGCGGAAGCAGAAAAGCGCCTGGGAGCGGCCGAGAGAGATTTCATCCACACGGCCTCCATCAACTTCCTCACGCCCCTGCGCAACTTCCTGGAAGGGGACTGGAAGACGATTTCG AAGGAGAGGCGGCTCCTGCAGAACCGGCGTCTAGACCTGGATGCCTCCAAAGCGCGGCTCAAGAAGGCCAAGGCTGCCGAAGCCAAAGCCACG TGTGAGGGAGAT ACGGTGCCTGACTTTCAGGAGACTAGACCGCGTAATTACATTCTCTCGGCCAGCGCCTCCGCG GCTGAGCAGGAGCTCCGAGTGGCCCAGACGGAGTTTGACCGGCAGGCAGAAGTGACCCGGCTCCTGCTGGAGGGGATCAGTAGCACCCAC GTGAACCACCTTCGCTGCCTGCACGAGTTCGTCGAGTCTCAGACCACATACTATGCCCAGTGCTACCGCCACATGCTGGACCTCCAGAAGCAGCTGGGCAG CTCCCAGGGAGCCAT ATTCCCAGGCACCTTTGTGGGCACCGCCGAGcccgcctccccacccctcagcagTACCTCGCCCACCACCACCGCGGCCACGATGCCCATGGGGCCCTCCGTGGCTGACCTGGCCCCTCCGGGGGAGGCTGCTCTCcgcctggaggaggtggccccACCGGCCAGCGGAACCCGGAAAGCCCGCGTTCTCTATGACTACGAGGCGGCCGACAGCAGCGAGCTGGCCCTGCTGGCCGATGAG CTCATCACTGTCTACAGCCTGCCTGGCATGGACCCCGACTGGCTCATTGGCGAGAGAGGCAACAAGAAGGGCAAGGTCCCCGTCACCTACTTGGAACTGCTCAGTTGA
- the SH3GLB2 gene encoding endophilin-B2 isoform X3, protein MDFNMKKLASDAGIFFTRAVQFTEEKFGQAEKTELDAHFESLLARADSTKNWTEKILRQTEVLLQPNPSARVEEFLYEKLDRKVPSRVTNGELLAQYMAEAASELGPTTPYGKTLIKVAEAEKRLGAAERDFIHTASINFLTPLRNFLEGDWKTISKERRLLQNRRLDLDASKARLKKAKAAEAKATCEGDTVPDFQETRPRNYILSASASATLEDTCRPPSWAEWKEDYPGGWRRPCIFLVPLNPSLTLARGCLSLPKDRKLWNDEVDKAEQELRVAQTEFDRQAEVTRLLLEGISSTHVNHLRCLHEFVESQTTYYAQCYRHMLDLQKQLGRFPGTFVGTAEPASPPLSSTSPTTTAATMPMGPSVADLAPPGEAALRLEEVAPPASGTRKARVLYDYEAADSSELALLADELITVYSLPGMDPDWLIGERGNKKGKVPVTYLELLS, encoded by the exons ATGGACTTCAACATGAAGAAGCTGGCATCGGACGCCGGCATCTTCTTCACCCGGGCCGTGCAG TTCACAGAGGAGAAATTCGGCCAGGCCGAGAAGACCGAGCTCGACGCCCACTTTGAGAGCCTCCTGGCGCGGGCGGACAGCACCAAGAACTGGACCGAGAAGATCTTGAGGCAGACAGAGGTGTTGCTGCAGCCCAACCCCA GCGCCCGAGTGGAGGAGTTCCTGTACGAGAAGCTGGACAGGAAGGTGCCCTCGCGGGTCACCAACGGGGAGCTGCTGGCGCAGTACATGGCCGAGGCGGCCAGTGAGCTGGGGCCCACCACCCCCTACG GGAAGACGCTGATCAAGGTGGCGGAAGCAGAAAAGCGCCTGGGAGCGGCCGAGAGAGATTTCATCCACACGGCCTCCATCAACTTCCTCACGCCCCTGCGCAACTTCCTGGAAGGGGACTGGAAGACGATTTCG AAGGAGAGGCGGCTCCTGCAGAACCGGCGTCTAGACCTGGATGCCTCCAAAGCGCGGCTCAAGAAGGCCAAGGCTGCCGAAGCCAAAGCCACG TGTGAGGGAGAT ACGGTGCCTGACTTTCAGGAGACTAGACCGCGTAATTACATTCTCTCGGCCAGCGCCTCCGCG ACTCTGGAGGACACTTGCCGCCCCCCTTCCTGGGCCGAGTGGAAGGAGGACTATCCAGGAGGGTGGAGACGGCCCTGTATTTTTCTTGTGCCTTTGAACCCCAGTCTGACTCTGGCACGAGGCTGCCTTTCTCTGCCGAAGGACAGAAAG CTCTGGAATGATGAGGTGGACAAG GCTGAGCAGGAGCTCCGAGTGGCCCAGACGGAGTTTGACCGGCAGGCAGAAGTGACCCGGCTCCTGCTGGAGGGGATCAGTAGCACCCAC GTGAACCACCTTCGCTGCCTGCACGAGTTCGTCGAGTCTCAGACCACATACTATGCCCAGTGCTACCGCCACATGCTGGACCTCCAGAAGCAGCTGGGCAG ATTCCCAGGCACCTTTGTGGGCACCGCCGAGcccgcctccccacccctcagcagTACCTCGCCCACCACCACCGCGGCCACGATGCCCATGGGGCCCTCCGTGGCTGACCTGGCCCCTCCGGGGGAGGCTGCTCTCcgcctggaggaggtggccccACCGGCCAGCGGAACCCGGAAAGCCCGCGTTCTCTATGACTACGAGGCGGCCGACAGCAGCGAGCTGGCCCTGCTGGCCGATGAG CTCATCACTGTCTACAGCCTGCCTGGCATGGACCCCGACTGGCTCATTGGCGAGAGAGGCAACAAGAAGGGCAAGGTCCCCGTCACCTACTTGGAACTGCTCAGTTGA
- the SH3GLB2 gene encoding endophilin-B2 isoform X4, with the protein MDFNMKKLASDAGIFFTRAVQFTEEKFGQAEKTELDAHFESLLARADSTKNWTEKILRQTEVLLQPNPSARVEEFLYEKLDRKVPSRVTNGELLAQYMAEAASELGPTTPYGKTLIKVAEAEKRLGAAERDFIHTASINFLTPLRNFLEGDWKTISKERRLLQNRRLDLDASKARLKKAKAAEAKATCEGDTVPDFQETRPRNYILSASASALWNDEVDKAEQELRVAQTEFDRQAEVTRLLLEGISSTHVNHLRCLHEFVESQTTYYAQCYRHMLDLQKQLGSSQGAIFPGTFVGTAEPASPPLSSTSPTTTAATMPMGPSVADLAPPGEAALRLEEVAPPASGTRKARVLYDYEAADSSELALLADELITVYSLPGMDPDWLIGERGNKKGKVPVTYLELLS; encoded by the exons ATGGACTTCAACATGAAGAAGCTGGCATCGGACGCCGGCATCTTCTTCACCCGGGCCGTGCAG TTCACAGAGGAGAAATTCGGCCAGGCCGAGAAGACCGAGCTCGACGCCCACTTTGAGAGCCTCCTGGCGCGGGCGGACAGCACCAAGAACTGGACCGAGAAGATCTTGAGGCAGACAGAGGTGTTGCTGCAGCCCAACCCCA GCGCCCGAGTGGAGGAGTTCCTGTACGAGAAGCTGGACAGGAAGGTGCCCTCGCGGGTCACCAACGGGGAGCTGCTGGCGCAGTACATGGCCGAGGCGGCCAGTGAGCTGGGGCCCACCACCCCCTACG GGAAGACGCTGATCAAGGTGGCGGAAGCAGAAAAGCGCCTGGGAGCGGCCGAGAGAGATTTCATCCACACGGCCTCCATCAACTTCCTCACGCCCCTGCGCAACTTCCTGGAAGGGGACTGGAAGACGATTTCG AAGGAGAGGCGGCTCCTGCAGAACCGGCGTCTAGACCTGGATGCCTCCAAAGCGCGGCTCAAGAAGGCCAAGGCTGCCGAAGCCAAAGCCACG TGTGAGGGAGAT ACGGTGCCTGACTTTCAGGAGACTAGACCGCGTAATTACATTCTCTCGGCCAGCGCCTCCGCG CTCTGGAATGATGAGGTGGACAAG GCTGAGCAGGAGCTCCGAGTGGCCCAGACGGAGTTTGACCGGCAGGCAGAAGTGACCCGGCTCCTGCTGGAGGGGATCAGTAGCACCCAC GTGAACCACCTTCGCTGCCTGCACGAGTTCGTCGAGTCTCAGACCACATACTATGCCCAGTGCTACCGCCACATGCTGGACCTCCAGAAGCAGCTGGGCAG CTCCCAGGGAGCCAT ATTCCCAGGCACCTTTGTGGGCACCGCCGAGcccgcctccccacccctcagcagTACCTCGCCCACCACCACCGCGGCCACGATGCCCATGGGGCCCTCCGTGGCTGACCTGGCCCCTCCGGGGGAGGCTGCTCTCcgcctggaggaggtggccccACCGGCCAGCGGAACCCGGAAAGCCCGCGTTCTCTATGACTACGAGGCGGCCGACAGCAGCGAGCTGGCCCTGCTGGCCGATGAG CTCATCACTGTCTACAGCCTGCCTGGCATGGACCCCGACTGGCTCATTGGCGAGAGAGGCAACAAGAAGGGCAAGGTCCCCGTCACCTACTTGGAACTGCTCAGTTGA
- the SH3GLB2 gene encoding endophilin-B2 isoform X7, which translates to MDFNMKKLASDAGIFFTRAVQFTEEKFGQAEKTELDAHFESLLARADSTKNWTEKILRQTEVLLQPNPSARVEEFLYEKLDRKVPSRVTNGELLAQYMAEAASELGPTTPYGKTLIKVAEAEKRLGAAERDFIHTASINFLTPLRNFLEGDWKTISKERRLLQNRRLDLDASKARLKKAKAAEAKATTVPDFQETRPRNYILSASASALWNDEVDKAEQELRVAQTEFDRQAEVTRLLLEGISSTHVNHLRCLHEFVESQTTYYAQCYRHMLDLQKQLGRFPGTFVGTAEPASPPLSSTSPTTTAATMPMGPSVADLAPPGEAALRLEEVAPPASGTRKARVLYDYEAADSSELALLADELITVYSLPGMDPDWLIGERGNKKGKVPVTYLELLS; encoded by the exons ATGGACTTCAACATGAAGAAGCTGGCATCGGACGCCGGCATCTTCTTCACCCGGGCCGTGCAG TTCACAGAGGAGAAATTCGGCCAGGCCGAGAAGACCGAGCTCGACGCCCACTTTGAGAGCCTCCTGGCGCGGGCGGACAGCACCAAGAACTGGACCGAGAAGATCTTGAGGCAGACAGAGGTGTTGCTGCAGCCCAACCCCA GCGCCCGAGTGGAGGAGTTCCTGTACGAGAAGCTGGACAGGAAGGTGCCCTCGCGGGTCACCAACGGGGAGCTGCTGGCGCAGTACATGGCCGAGGCGGCCAGTGAGCTGGGGCCCACCACCCCCTACG GGAAGACGCTGATCAAGGTGGCGGAAGCAGAAAAGCGCCTGGGAGCGGCCGAGAGAGATTTCATCCACACGGCCTCCATCAACTTCCTCACGCCCCTGCGCAACTTCCTGGAAGGGGACTGGAAGACGATTTCG AAGGAGAGGCGGCTCCTGCAGAACCGGCGTCTAGACCTGGATGCCTCCAAAGCGCGGCTCAAGAAGGCCAAGGCTGCCGAAGCCAAAGCCACG ACGGTGCCTGACTTTCAGGAGACTAGACCGCGTAATTACATTCTCTCGGCCAGCGCCTCCGCG CTCTGGAATGATGAGGTGGACAAG GCTGAGCAGGAGCTCCGAGTGGCCCAGACGGAGTTTGACCGGCAGGCAGAAGTGACCCGGCTCCTGCTGGAGGGGATCAGTAGCACCCAC GTGAACCACCTTCGCTGCCTGCACGAGTTCGTCGAGTCTCAGACCACATACTATGCCCAGTGCTACCGCCACATGCTGGACCTCCAGAAGCAGCTGGGCAG ATTCCCAGGCACCTTTGTGGGCACCGCCGAGcccgcctccccacccctcagcagTACCTCGCCCACCACCACCGCGGCCACGATGCCCATGGGGCCCTCCGTGGCTGACCTGGCCCCTCCGGGGGAGGCTGCTCTCcgcctggaggaggtggccccACCGGCCAGCGGAACCCGGAAAGCCCGCGTTCTCTATGACTACGAGGCGGCCGACAGCAGCGAGCTGGCCCTGCTGGCCGATGAG CTCATCACTGTCTACAGCCTGCCTGGCATGGACCCCGACTGGCTCATTGGCGAGAGAGGCAACAAGAAGGGCAAGGTCCCCGTCACCTACTTGGAACTGCTCAGTTGA
- the SH3GLB2 gene encoding endophilin-B2 isoform X10 → MDFNMKKLASDAGIFFTRAVQFTEEKFGQAEKTELDAHFESLLARADSTKNWTEKILRQTEVLLQPNPSARVEEFLYEKLDRKVPSRVTNGELLAQYMAEAASELGPTTPYGKTLIKVAEAEKRLGAAERDFIHTASINFLTPLRNFLEGDWKTISKERRLLQNRRLDLDASKARLKKAKAAEAKATAEQELRVAQTEFDRQAEVTRLLLEGISSTHVNHLRCLHEFVESQTTYYAQCYRHMLDLQKQLGSSQGAIFPGTFVGTAEPASPPLSSTSPTTTAATMPMGPSVADLAPPGEAALRLEEVAPPASGTRKARVLYDYEAADSSELALLADELITVYSLPGMDPDWLIGERGNKKGKVPVTYLELLS, encoded by the exons ATGGACTTCAACATGAAGAAGCTGGCATCGGACGCCGGCATCTTCTTCACCCGGGCCGTGCAG TTCACAGAGGAGAAATTCGGCCAGGCCGAGAAGACCGAGCTCGACGCCCACTTTGAGAGCCTCCTGGCGCGGGCGGACAGCACCAAGAACTGGACCGAGAAGATCTTGAGGCAGACAGAGGTGTTGCTGCAGCCCAACCCCA GCGCCCGAGTGGAGGAGTTCCTGTACGAGAAGCTGGACAGGAAGGTGCCCTCGCGGGTCACCAACGGGGAGCTGCTGGCGCAGTACATGGCCGAGGCGGCCAGTGAGCTGGGGCCCACCACCCCCTACG GGAAGACGCTGATCAAGGTGGCGGAAGCAGAAAAGCGCCTGGGAGCGGCCGAGAGAGATTTCATCCACACGGCCTCCATCAACTTCCTCACGCCCCTGCGCAACTTCCTGGAAGGGGACTGGAAGACGATTTCG AAGGAGAGGCGGCTCCTGCAGAACCGGCGTCTAGACCTGGATGCCTCCAAAGCGCGGCTCAAGAAGGCCAAGGCTGCCGAAGCCAAAGCCACG GCTGAGCAGGAGCTCCGAGTGGCCCAGACGGAGTTTGACCGGCAGGCAGAAGTGACCCGGCTCCTGCTGGAGGGGATCAGTAGCACCCAC GTGAACCACCTTCGCTGCCTGCACGAGTTCGTCGAGTCTCAGACCACATACTATGCCCAGTGCTACCGCCACATGCTGGACCTCCAGAAGCAGCTGGGCAG CTCCCAGGGAGCCAT ATTCCCAGGCACCTTTGTGGGCACCGCCGAGcccgcctccccacccctcagcagTACCTCGCCCACCACCACCGCGGCCACGATGCCCATGGGGCCCTCCGTGGCTGACCTGGCCCCTCCGGGGGAGGCTGCTCTCcgcctggaggaggtggccccACCGGCCAGCGGAACCCGGAAAGCCCGCGTTCTCTATGACTACGAGGCGGCCGACAGCAGCGAGCTGGCCCTGCTGGCCGATGAG CTCATCACTGTCTACAGCCTGCCTGGCATGGACCCCGACTGGCTCATTGGCGAGAGAGGCAACAAGAAGGGCAAGGTCCCCGTCACCTACTTGGAACTGCTCAGTTGA
- the SH3GLB2 gene encoding endophilin-B2 isoform X9, translating into MDFNMKKLASDAGIFFTRAVQFTEEKFGQAEKTELDAHFESLLARADSTKNWTEKILRQTEVLLQPNPSARVEEFLYEKLDRKVPSRVTNGELLAQYMAEAASELGPTTPYGKTLIKVAEAEKRLGAAERDFIHTASINFLTPLRNFLEGDWKTISKERRLLQNRRLDLDASKARLKKAKAAEAKATLWNDEVDKAEQELRVAQTEFDRQAEVTRLLLEGISSTHVNHLRCLHEFVESQTTYYAQCYRHMLDLQKQLGSSQGAIFPGTFVGTAEPASPPLSSTSPTTTAATMPMGPSVADLAPPGEAALRLEEVAPPASGTRKARVLYDYEAADSSELALLADELITVYSLPGMDPDWLIGERGNKKGKVPVTYLELLS; encoded by the exons ATGGACTTCAACATGAAGAAGCTGGCATCGGACGCCGGCATCTTCTTCACCCGGGCCGTGCAG TTCACAGAGGAGAAATTCGGCCAGGCCGAGAAGACCGAGCTCGACGCCCACTTTGAGAGCCTCCTGGCGCGGGCGGACAGCACCAAGAACTGGACCGAGAAGATCTTGAGGCAGACAGAGGTGTTGCTGCAGCCCAACCCCA GCGCCCGAGTGGAGGAGTTCCTGTACGAGAAGCTGGACAGGAAGGTGCCCTCGCGGGTCACCAACGGGGAGCTGCTGGCGCAGTACATGGCCGAGGCGGCCAGTGAGCTGGGGCCCACCACCCCCTACG GGAAGACGCTGATCAAGGTGGCGGAAGCAGAAAAGCGCCTGGGAGCGGCCGAGAGAGATTTCATCCACACGGCCTCCATCAACTTCCTCACGCCCCTGCGCAACTTCCTGGAAGGGGACTGGAAGACGATTTCG AAGGAGAGGCGGCTCCTGCAGAACCGGCGTCTAGACCTGGATGCCTCCAAAGCGCGGCTCAAGAAGGCCAAGGCTGCCGAAGCCAAAGCCACG CTCTGGAATGATGAGGTGGACAAG GCTGAGCAGGAGCTCCGAGTGGCCCAGACGGAGTTTGACCGGCAGGCAGAAGTGACCCGGCTCCTGCTGGAGGGGATCAGTAGCACCCAC GTGAACCACCTTCGCTGCCTGCACGAGTTCGTCGAGTCTCAGACCACATACTATGCCCAGTGCTACCGCCACATGCTGGACCTCCAGAAGCAGCTGGGCAG CTCCCAGGGAGCCAT ATTCCCAGGCACCTTTGTGGGCACCGCCGAGcccgcctccccacccctcagcagTACCTCGCCCACCACCACCGCGGCCACGATGCCCATGGGGCCCTCCGTGGCTGACCTGGCCCCTCCGGGGGAGGCTGCTCTCcgcctggaggaggtggccccACCGGCCAGCGGAACCCGGAAAGCCCGCGTTCTCTATGACTACGAGGCGGCCGACAGCAGCGAGCTGGCCCTGCTGGCCGATGAG CTCATCACTGTCTACAGCCTGCCTGGCATGGACCCCGACTGGCTCATTGGCGAGAGAGGCAACAAGAAGGGCAAGGTCCCCGTCACCTACTTGGAACTGCTCAGTTGA
- the SH3GLB2 gene encoding endophilin-B2 isoform X2 — translation MDFNMKKLASDAGIFFTRAVQFTEEKFGQAEKTELDAHFESLLARADSTKNWTEKILRQTEVLLQPNPSARVEEFLYEKLDRKVPSRVTNGELLAQYMAEAASELGPTTPYGKTLIKVAEAEKRLGAAERDFIHTASINFLTPLRNFLEGDWKTISKERRLLQNRRLDLDASKARLKKAKAAEAKATTVPDFQETRPRNYILSASASATLEDTCRPPSWAEWKEDYPGGWRRPCIFLVPLNPSLTLARGCLSLPKDRKLWNDEVDKAEQELRVAQTEFDRQAEVTRLLLEGISSTHVNHLRCLHEFVESQTTYYAQCYRHMLDLQKQLGSSQGAIFPGTFVGTAEPASPPLSSTSPTTTAATMPMGPSVADLAPPGEAALRLEEVAPPASGTRKARVLYDYEAADSSELALLADELITVYSLPGMDPDWLIGERGNKKGKVPVTYLELLS, via the exons ATGGACTTCAACATGAAGAAGCTGGCATCGGACGCCGGCATCTTCTTCACCCGGGCCGTGCAG TTCACAGAGGAGAAATTCGGCCAGGCCGAGAAGACCGAGCTCGACGCCCACTTTGAGAGCCTCCTGGCGCGGGCGGACAGCACCAAGAACTGGACCGAGAAGATCTTGAGGCAGACAGAGGTGTTGCTGCAGCCCAACCCCA GCGCCCGAGTGGAGGAGTTCCTGTACGAGAAGCTGGACAGGAAGGTGCCCTCGCGGGTCACCAACGGGGAGCTGCTGGCGCAGTACATGGCCGAGGCGGCCAGTGAGCTGGGGCCCACCACCCCCTACG GGAAGACGCTGATCAAGGTGGCGGAAGCAGAAAAGCGCCTGGGAGCGGCCGAGAGAGATTTCATCCACACGGCCTCCATCAACTTCCTCACGCCCCTGCGCAACTTCCTGGAAGGGGACTGGAAGACGATTTCG AAGGAGAGGCGGCTCCTGCAGAACCGGCGTCTAGACCTGGATGCCTCCAAAGCGCGGCTCAAGAAGGCCAAGGCTGCCGAAGCCAAAGCCACG ACGGTGCCTGACTTTCAGGAGACTAGACCGCGTAATTACATTCTCTCGGCCAGCGCCTCCGCG ACTCTGGAGGACACTTGCCGCCCCCCTTCCTGGGCCGAGTGGAAGGAGGACTATCCAGGAGGGTGGAGACGGCCCTGTATTTTTCTTGTGCCTTTGAACCCCAGTCTGACTCTGGCACGAGGCTGCCTTTCTCTGCCGAAGGACAGAAAG CTCTGGAATGATGAGGTGGACAAG GCTGAGCAGGAGCTCCGAGTGGCCCAGACGGAGTTTGACCGGCAGGCAGAAGTGACCCGGCTCCTGCTGGAGGGGATCAGTAGCACCCAC GTGAACCACCTTCGCTGCCTGCACGAGTTCGTCGAGTCTCAGACCACATACTATGCCCAGTGCTACCGCCACATGCTGGACCTCCAGAAGCAGCTGGGCAG CTCCCAGGGAGCCAT ATTCCCAGGCACCTTTGTGGGCACCGCCGAGcccgcctccccacccctcagcagTACCTCGCCCACCACCACCGCGGCCACGATGCCCATGGGGCCCTCCGTGGCTGACCTGGCCCCTCCGGGGGAGGCTGCTCTCcgcctggaggaggtggccccACCGGCCAGCGGAACCCGGAAAGCCCGCGTTCTCTATGACTACGAGGCGGCCGACAGCAGCGAGCTGGCCCTGCTGGCCGATGAG CTCATCACTGTCTACAGCCTGCCTGGCATGGACCCCGACTGGCTCATTGGCGAGAGAGGCAACAAGAAGGGCAAGGTCCCCGTCACCTACTTGGAACTGCTCAGTTGA
- the SH3GLB2 gene encoding endophilin-B2 isoform X1: MDFNMKKLASDAGIFFTRAVQFTEEKFGQAEKTELDAHFESLLARADSTKNWTEKILRQTEVLLQPNPSARVEEFLYEKLDRKVPSRVTNGELLAQYMAEAASELGPTTPYGKTLIKVAEAEKRLGAAERDFIHTASINFLTPLRNFLEGDWKTISKERRLLQNRRLDLDASKARLKKAKAAEAKATCEGDTVPDFQETRPRNYILSASASATLEDTCRPPSWAEWKEDYPGGWRRPCIFLVPLNPSLTLARGCLSLPKDRKLWNDEVDKAEQELRVAQTEFDRQAEVTRLLLEGISSTHVNHLRCLHEFVESQTTYYAQCYRHMLDLQKQLGSSQGAIFPGTFVGTAEPASPPLSSTSPTTTAATMPMGPSVADLAPPGEAALRLEEVAPPASGTRKARVLYDYEAADSSELALLADELITVYSLPGMDPDWLIGERGNKKGKVPVTYLELLS; encoded by the exons ATGGACTTCAACATGAAGAAGCTGGCATCGGACGCCGGCATCTTCTTCACCCGGGCCGTGCAG TTCACAGAGGAGAAATTCGGCCAGGCCGAGAAGACCGAGCTCGACGCCCACTTTGAGAGCCTCCTGGCGCGGGCGGACAGCACCAAGAACTGGACCGAGAAGATCTTGAGGCAGACAGAGGTGTTGCTGCAGCCCAACCCCA GCGCCCGAGTGGAGGAGTTCCTGTACGAGAAGCTGGACAGGAAGGTGCCCTCGCGGGTCACCAACGGGGAGCTGCTGGCGCAGTACATGGCCGAGGCGGCCAGTGAGCTGGGGCCCACCACCCCCTACG GGAAGACGCTGATCAAGGTGGCGGAAGCAGAAAAGCGCCTGGGAGCGGCCGAGAGAGATTTCATCCACACGGCCTCCATCAACTTCCTCACGCCCCTGCGCAACTTCCTGGAAGGGGACTGGAAGACGATTTCG AAGGAGAGGCGGCTCCTGCAGAACCGGCGTCTAGACCTGGATGCCTCCAAAGCGCGGCTCAAGAAGGCCAAGGCTGCCGAAGCCAAAGCCACG TGTGAGGGAGAT ACGGTGCCTGACTTTCAGGAGACTAGACCGCGTAATTACATTCTCTCGGCCAGCGCCTCCGCG ACTCTGGAGGACACTTGCCGCCCCCCTTCCTGGGCCGAGTGGAAGGAGGACTATCCAGGAGGGTGGAGACGGCCCTGTATTTTTCTTGTGCCTTTGAACCCCAGTCTGACTCTGGCACGAGGCTGCCTTTCTCTGCCGAAGGACAGAAAG CTCTGGAATGATGAGGTGGACAAG GCTGAGCAGGAGCTCCGAGTGGCCCAGACGGAGTTTGACCGGCAGGCAGAAGTGACCCGGCTCCTGCTGGAGGGGATCAGTAGCACCCAC GTGAACCACCTTCGCTGCCTGCACGAGTTCGTCGAGTCTCAGACCACATACTATGCCCAGTGCTACCGCCACATGCTGGACCTCCAGAAGCAGCTGGGCAG CTCCCAGGGAGCCAT ATTCCCAGGCACCTTTGTGGGCACCGCCGAGcccgcctccccacccctcagcagTACCTCGCCCACCACCACCGCGGCCACGATGCCCATGGGGCCCTCCGTGGCTGACCTGGCCCCTCCGGGGGAGGCTGCTCTCcgcctggaggaggtggccccACCGGCCAGCGGAACCCGGAAAGCCCGCGTTCTCTATGACTACGAGGCGGCCGACAGCAGCGAGCTGGCCCTGCTGGCCGATGAG CTCATCACTGTCTACAGCCTGCCTGGCATGGACCCCGACTGGCTCATTGGCGAGAGAGGCAACAAGAAGGGCAAGGTCCCCGTCACCTACTTGGAACTGCTCAGTTGA